In the Oncorhynchus keta strain PuntledgeMale-10-30-2019 chromosome 14, Oket_V2, whole genome shotgun sequence genome, one interval contains:
- the golm2 gene encoding protein GOLM2 isoform X2, whose translation MVGFGANRRGGRLPSFILIALMVIIAILSFNYWTVSNKQGHLLDELAEVQTQVKRTDAARSRLEKRNSELMVQVDTHRKQIDQKDGDNSILDGKLQAREALMKKCTDEKMKVQGDVTAQMSEIVRLKEQLKELKQEFMRQEIQLREVKKNSTNLERKLEYESLQCGRQITQLMDEYEEAKKTLEEEVVKLRKSVLDSRKVGAAEGGTEVETAGEHPTVATHRDTDLKDLGKPGSDAGMPGIEDSEVGKIDDVQFALKKPAITQNHIEIPDTGLREVGAGMGAGEGAGRDLSLDRPVLQIQDTVIGLGLEGRVGVLQQQPPQAVADRPILFDEDNKAAIQADEFGEQHRPLRAPANVMQVDGVQRKGAGLPLPPNPAQVPNPIEPRHARDPKPAEPLRHRQSRFFDENESPVDPQHGSKLADYNGDDGNVGEYEADKQAELAYNEEEDGDGGEEDVQDDEDRDMQGDRAVDYGKRRQAIDIL comes from the exons ATGGTTGGCTTTGGCGCAAACCGACGAGGAGGCCGTCTCCCGTCCTTCATCCTGATCGCGCTGATGGTGATCATTGCCATACTGTCTTTCAACTACTGGACTGTCTCCAACAAGCAAGGGCACCTATTGGACGAGTTGGCAGAGGTGCAGACACAGGTGAAGCGGACCGACGCGGCGCGCAGTCGACTTGAGAAGCGCAACTCGGAGCTGATGGTGCAGGTAGACACGCACAGGAAACAGATCGATCAGAAAGATGGAGATAACAGCATACTGGATGGCAAGCTGCAGGCGCGTGAAGCACTCATGAAAAAGTGCACAGATGAAAAG ATGAAGGTGCAGGGTGATGTCACAGCACAAATGTCGGAGATTGTGAGGCTGAAAG AGCAGCTGAAGGAGCTGAAACAGGAGTTTATGAGGCAGGAGATCCAGCTGAGGGAGGTGAAGAAGAACAGCACCAACCTGGAGAGGAAGTTGGAGTATGAGAG TTTGCAGTGTGGGCGTCAAATCACTCAACTAATGGATGAGTATGAAGAAGCTAAAAAGaccctggaggaggaggtggtgaagCTGAGAAAG aGTGTGCTGGATAGCAGGAAGGTTGGAGCTGCAGAAGGAGGGACTGAGGTGGAGACCGCAGGAGAGCACCCAACTGTGGCCACACACCGAGACACTGACCTCAAAG ATTTGGGCAAGCCTGGCAGTGATGCTGGCATGCCTGGTATTGAGGACAGTGAAGTGGGAAAAATAGATGATGTGCAATTTG cCCTGAAGAAGCCAGCCATCACCCAGAACCACATAGAGATACCTGATACTGGGCTAAGAGAGGTGGGGGCTGGTATGGGGGCAGGTGAGGGGGCTGGTCGAGACCTCTCTCTGGACCGGCCTGTGCTCCAGATCCAGGACACGGTCATAGGGCTGGGGCTGGAGGGACGAGTGGGGGTCCTCCAACAGCAGCCCCCCCAGGCGGTGGCAGACAGACCCATCCTCTTTGATGAGGACAACAAGGCAGCCATCCAGGCAGATGAGTTCGGAGAGCAGCACAGACCGCTTAGAG CTCCTGCCAATGTGATGCAAGTGGATGGTGTACAGAGGAAAGGGGCAGGACTGCCTCTGCCTCCTAACCCCGCCCAGGTGCCCAACCCTATAGAACCTCGGCATGCCAGAGACCCCAAGCCTGCTGAGCCCCTGCgtcacagacaga GCCGTTTCTTTGATGAGAACGAGTCCCCTGTAGATCCGCAGCACGGCTCTAAGCTGGCGGACTACAATGGGGACGATGGGAACGTGGGTGAGTACGAGGCGGACAAGCAGGCCGAGCTGGCCTACAATGAGGaagaggatggtgatggtggggaggaaGACGTCCAAG ATGATGAAGATCGAGACATGCAGGGAGACCGGGCAGTGGACTATGGGAAGAGACGTCAAGCCATCGACATTCTGTAA
- the golm2 gene encoding protein GOLM2 isoform X1 encodes MVGFGANRRGGRLPSFILIALMVIIAILSFNYWTVSNKQGHLLDELAEVQTQVKRTDAARSRLEKRNSELMVQVDTHRKQIDQKDGDNSILDGKLQAREALMKKCTDEKMKVQGDVTAQMSEIVRLKEQLKELKQEFMRQEIQLREVKKNSTNLERKLEYESLQCGRQITQLMDEYEEAKKTLEEEVVKLRKSVLDSRKVGAAEGGTEVETAGEHPTVATHRDTDLKEDLGKPGSDAGMPGIEDSEVGKIDDVQFALKKPAITQNHIEIPDTGLREVGAGMGAGEGAGRDLSLDRPVLQIQDTVIGLGLEGRVGVLQQQPPQAVADRPILFDEDNKAAIQADEFGEQHRPLRAPANVMQVDGVQRKGAGLPLPPNPAQVPNPIEPRHARDPKPAEPLRHRQSRFFDENESPVDPQHGSKLADYNGDDGNVGEYEADKQAELAYNEEEDGDGGEEDVQDDEDRDMQGDRAVDYGKRRQAIDIL; translated from the exons ATGGTTGGCTTTGGCGCAAACCGACGAGGAGGCCGTCTCCCGTCCTTCATCCTGATCGCGCTGATGGTGATCATTGCCATACTGTCTTTCAACTACTGGACTGTCTCCAACAAGCAAGGGCACCTATTGGACGAGTTGGCAGAGGTGCAGACACAGGTGAAGCGGACCGACGCGGCGCGCAGTCGACTTGAGAAGCGCAACTCGGAGCTGATGGTGCAGGTAGACACGCACAGGAAACAGATCGATCAGAAAGATGGAGATAACAGCATACTGGATGGCAAGCTGCAGGCGCGTGAAGCACTCATGAAAAAGTGCACAGATGAAAAG ATGAAGGTGCAGGGTGATGTCACAGCACAAATGTCGGAGATTGTGAGGCTGAAAG AGCAGCTGAAGGAGCTGAAACAGGAGTTTATGAGGCAGGAGATCCAGCTGAGGGAGGTGAAGAAGAACAGCACCAACCTGGAGAGGAAGTTGGAGTATGAGAG TTTGCAGTGTGGGCGTCAAATCACTCAACTAATGGATGAGTATGAAGAAGCTAAAAAGaccctggaggaggaggtggtgaagCTGAGAAAG aGTGTGCTGGATAGCAGGAAGGTTGGAGCTGCAGAAGGAGGGACTGAGGTGGAGACCGCAGGAGAGCACCCAACTGTGGCCACACACCGAGACACTGACCTCAAAG AAGATTTGGGCAAGCCTGGCAGTGATGCTGGCATGCCTGGTATTGAGGACAGTGAAGTGGGAAAAATAGATGATGTGCAATTTG cCCTGAAGAAGCCAGCCATCACCCAGAACCACATAGAGATACCTGATACTGGGCTAAGAGAGGTGGGGGCTGGTATGGGGGCAGGTGAGGGGGCTGGTCGAGACCTCTCTCTGGACCGGCCTGTGCTCCAGATCCAGGACACGGTCATAGGGCTGGGGCTGGAGGGACGAGTGGGGGTCCTCCAACAGCAGCCCCCCCAGGCGGTGGCAGACAGACCCATCCTCTTTGATGAGGACAACAAGGCAGCCATCCAGGCAGATGAGTTCGGAGAGCAGCACAGACCGCTTAGAG CTCCTGCCAATGTGATGCAAGTGGATGGTGTACAGAGGAAAGGGGCAGGACTGCCTCTGCCTCCTAACCCCGCCCAGGTGCCCAACCCTATAGAACCTCGGCATGCCAGAGACCCCAAGCCTGCTGAGCCCCTGCgtcacagacaga GCCGTTTCTTTGATGAGAACGAGTCCCCTGTAGATCCGCAGCACGGCTCTAAGCTGGCGGACTACAATGGGGACGATGGGAACGTGGGTGAGTACGAGGCGGACAAGCAGGCCGAGCTGGCCTACAATGAGGaagaggatggtgatggtggggaggaaGACGTCCAAG ATGATGAAGATCGAGACATGCAGGGAGACCGGGCAGTGGACTATGGGAAGAGACGTCAAGCCATCGACATTCTGTAA
- the golm2 gene encoding protein GOLM2 isoform X3 → MVGFGANRRGGRLPSFILIALMVIIAILSFNYWTVSNKQGHLLDELAEVQTQVKRTDAARSRLEKRNSELMVQVDTHRKQIDQKDGDNSILDGKLQAREALMKKCTDEKMKVQGDVTAQMSEIVRLKEQLKELKQEFMRQEIQLREVKKNSTNLERKLEYESLQCGRQITQLMDEYEEAKKTLEEEVVKLRKSVLDSRKVGAAEGGTEVETAGEHPTVATHRDTDLKEDLGKPGSDAGMPGIEDSEVGKIDDVQFALKKPAITQNHIEIPDTGLREVGAGMGAGEGAGRDLSLDRPVLQIQDTVIGLGLEGRVGVLQQQPPQAVADRPILFDEDNKAAIQADEFGEQHRPLRAPANVMQVDGVQRKGAGLPLPPNPAQVPNPIEPRHARDPKPAEPLRHRQNDEDRDMQGDRAVDYGKRRQAIDIL, encoded by the exons ATGGTTGGCTTTGGCGCAAACCGACGAGGAGGCCGTCTCCCGTCCTTCATCCTGATCGCGCTGATGGTGATCATTGCCATACTGTCTTTCAACTACTGGACTGTCTCCAACAAGCAAGGGCACCTATTGGACGAGTTGGCAGAGGTGCAGACACAGGTGAAGCGGACCGACGCGGCGCGCAGTCGACTTGAGAAGCGCAACTCGGAGCTGATGGTGCAGGTAGACACGCACAGGAAACAGATCGATCAGAAAGATGGAGATAACAGCATACTGGATGGCAAGCTGCAGGCGCGTGAAGCACTCATGAAAAAGTGCACAGATGAAAAG ATGAAGGTGCAGGGTGATGTCACAGCACAAATGTCGGAGATTGTGAGGCTGAAAG AGCAGCTGAAGGAGCTGAAACAGGAGTTTATGAGGCAGGAGATCCAGCTGAGGGAGGTGAAGAAGAACAGCACCAACCTGGAGAGGAAGTTGGAGTATGAGAG TTTGCAGTGTGGGCGTCAAATCACTCAACTAATGGATGAGTATGAAGAAGCTAAAAAGaccctggaggaggaggtggtgaagCTGAGAAAG aGTGTGCTGGATAGCAGGAAGGTTGGAGCTGCAGAAGGAGGGACTGAGGTGGAGACCGCAGGAGAGCACCCAACTGTGGCCACACACCGAGACACTGACCTCAAAG AAGATTTGGGCAAGCCTGGCAGTGATGCTGGCATGCCTGGTATTGAGGACAGTGAAGTGGGAAAAATAGATGATGTGCAATTTG cCCTGAAGAAGCCAGCCATCACCCAGAACCACATAGAGATACCTGATACTGGGCTAAGAGAGGTGGGGGCTGGTATGGGGGCAGGTGAGGGGGCTGGTCGAGACCTCTCTCTGGACCGGCCTGTGCTCCAGATCCAGGACACGGTCATAGGGCTGGGGCTGGAGGGACGAGTGGGGGTCCTCCAACAGCAGCCCCCCCAGGCGGTGGCAGACAGACCCATCCTCTTTGATGAGGACAACAAGGCAGCCATCCAGGCAGATGAGTTCGGAGAGCAGCACAGACCGCTTAGAG CTCCTGCCAATGTGATGCAAGTGGATGGTGTACAGAGGAAAGGGGCAGGACTGCCTCTGCCTCCTAACCCCGCCCAGGTGCCCAACCCTATAGAACCTCGGCATGCCAGAGACCCCAAGCCTGCTGAGCCCCTGCgtcacagacaga ATGATGAAGATCGAGACATGCAGGGAGACCGGGCAGTGGACTATGGGAAGAGACGTCAAGCCATCGACATTCTGTAA
- the golm2 gene encoding protein GOLM2 isoform X4 — translation MVGFGANRRGGRLPSFILIALMVIIAILSFNYWTVSNKQGHLLDELAEVQTQVKRTDAARSRLEKRNSELMVQVDTHRKQIDQKDGDNSILDGKLQAREALMKKCTDEKMKVQGDVTAQMSEIVRLKEQLKELKQEFMRQEIQLREVKKNSTNLERKLEYESLQCGRQITQLMDEYEEAKKTLEEEVVKLRKSVLDSRKVGAAEGGTEVETAGEHPTVATHRDTDLKDLGKPGSDAGMPGIEDSEVGKIDDVQFALKKPAITQNHIEIPDTGLREVGAGMGAGEGAGRDLSLDRPVLQIQDTVIGLGLEGRVGVLQQQPPQAVADRPILFDEDNKAAIQADEFGEQHRPLRAPANVMQVDGVQRKGAGLPLPPNPAQVPNPIEPRHARDPKPAEPLRHRQNDEDRDMQGDRAVDYGKRRQAIDIL, via the exons ATGGTTGGCTTTGGCGCAAACCGACGAGGAGGCCGTCTCCCGTCCTTCATCCTGATCGCGCTGATGGTGATCATTGCCATACTGTCTTTCAACTACTGGACTGTCTCCAACAAGCAAGGGCACCTATTGGACGAGTTGGCAGAGGTGCAGACACAGGTGAAGCGGACCGACGCGGCGCGCAGTCGACTTGAGAAGCGCAACTCGGAGCTGATGGTGCAGGTAGACACGCACAGGAAACAGATCGATCAGAAAGATGGAGATAACAGCATACTGGATGGCAAGCTGCAGGCGCGTGAAGCACTCATGAAAAAGTGCACAGATGAAAAG ATGAAGGTGCAGGGTGATGTCACAGCACAAATGTCGGAGATTGTGAGGCTGAAAG AGCAGCTGAAGGAGCTGAAACAGGAGTTTATGAGGCAGGAGATCCAGCTGAGGGAGGTGAAGAAGAACAGCACCAACCTGGAGAGGAAGTTGGAGTATGAGAG TTTGCAGTGTGGGCGTCAAATCACTCAACTAATGGATGAGTATGAAGAAGCTAAAAAGaccctggaggaggaggtggtgaagCTGAGAAAG aGTGTGCTGGATAGCAGGAAGGTTGGAGCTGCAGAAGGAGGGACTGAGGTGGAGACCGCAGGAGAGCACCCAACTGTGGCCACACACCGAGACACTGACCTCAAAG ATTTGGGCAAGCCTGGCAGTGATGCTGGCATGCCTGGTATTGAGGACAGTGAAGTGGGAAAAATAGATGATGTGCAATTTG cCCTGAAGAAGCCAGCCATCACCCAGAACCACATAGAGATACCTGATACTGGGCTAAGAGAGGTGGGGGCTGGTATGGGGGCAGGTGAGGGGGCTGGTCGAGACCTCTCTCTGGACCGGCCTGTGCTCCAGATCCAGGACACGGTCATAGGGCTGGGGCTGGAGGGACGAGTGGGGGTCCTCCAACAGCAGCCCCCCCAGGCGGTGGCAGACAGACCCATCCTCTTTGATGAGGACAACAAGGCAGCCATCCAGGCAGATGAGTTCGGAGAGCAGCACAGACCGCTTAGAG CTCCTGCCAATGTGATGCAAGTGGATGGTGTACAGAGGAAAGGGGCAGGACTGCCTCTGCCTCCTAACCCCGCCCAGGTGCCCAACCCTATAGAACCTCGGCATGCCAGAGACCCCAAGCCTGCTGAGCCCCTGCgtcacagacaga ATGATGAAGATCGAGACATGCAGGGAGACCGGGCAGTGGACTATGGGAAGAGACGTCAAGCCATCGACATTCTGTAA